The genomic DNA GTCGAAGCCGATCTTCGGGCTGCGGATGCCCTCGAGCTGCTTCGCGACGTCGTCCGCGGCGATGCCGCTGCGGAGGGCGAGCGAGGCGAGGCGGGCGAGGCCCTCCGTGAAGGAGGACGTGTAGCCGCCGGACTTGCCGAGCGTGGCGAAGACCTCGAAGATGCCGTGCTCGTCCTCGTTGATGGTCACGTAGAGCGAGCCGTAGCCGGTCTCGATCTTCTGCGTGGTGCCGACCACGACGTCGGGGCGCGCGCGGGGCTTGAGGACCGCGAGACCGGCGGGCGTCGCGCCCACGGTCTCCTTGCCGGCGCTCGTGCGCTCGGCGGTCGCCGTCGCCTTGCCCTTGTCGCTGACGCCGAGGTTCATGACCTGGTCCTGGCGGCTCCCGTCGCGGTACACCGTGATGCCGCGGCAGCCGAGCTTGAACGACATGAGGTAGGCCTTCTTGACGTCGTCCTCCGTCGCCTCGCGGGGGAGGTTGATCGTCTTCGACACCTGCGCGTCGATGTTCTGCTGGAAGGCGGCCTGCATCTTCACGTGCCACTCGGGCGTGATGTCCATCGCGGTCGCGAAGATCTGCTGCCACTTCTGCGGAACCTTCGCGAGGCCGCGGGCCGAGCCCTTGTTCTTGAGCACGTCGTCCATGAGGCCCGCGTACCAGAAGCCCTCGCGGCGCGCGACGTCCTCGAAGTAGCTGAGGACGTAGGGGAGGTGCGTGCCGTCCATGACGTTCTTGTACCAGATGAGCGAGAACTCGGGCTCGCAGCCGCCGCTCGTGTCCGCGATCATCGAGATCGTGCCCGTGGGCGCGATCGTCGTGAGGTACGCGTTGCGGCGGGGCGTAACGCCGGCCTGCTGGTGGCGGGAGCCCTCCCAGAAGCCATAGGGTCCGCGCTCCTTCGCGAGGTGCTCGCTCGCCTTGACCGATTCGTCCTGGATGAACTTCATGAGCTGCCGCGCGACGTCGAGGCCCTGCTCGGAGTCGTACGGGACTTCCAGCTTGAAGAGGAGGCGGGCGAAGCCCATGATGCCGAGGCCGACGCGGCGCGTCCCCTTCGACATCTCCTCGATCTCCTTGAGCGGGTAGTTGTTCATGTCGATGACGTTGTCGAGGAAGCGGATCGACGTGTGCACCGACTCGCGCAGCTTCGACCAGTCGATCTCGTACTTGCCGGGGCGGACCTCGACGAGGTGGTTGTCGAGGACGATCGATCCGAGGTTGCACGAGTCGTACGGCATGAGGTCCTGCTCGCCGCACGGGTTCGTGGCCTCGATCTCCGCGACGTGCGGGACCGGGTTCACGGCGTTCGCGCGGTCGATGTAGAACAGGCCGGGCTCGCCGGAGATCCACGCGTTGTGCGCGATCTTGTCCATGACCTCGCGCGCGTCGAGCTTCTGGCCCGTCGGGACGCGCGTCTTGGGGTGGACGAGGTCGTACTTCTCGCCGCGCTCCCACGCCTGCATGAACTTGTCCGTGACCGCGACGGAGACGTTGAAGTTCGTCATCTCCTTGAGGTCCATCTTCATGTCGATGAACTCGAGGATGTCGGGGTGGTCGACGCGGAGGATCGCCATGTTGGCGCCGCGGCGCGTGCCGCCCTGCTTGATCTGCTCGGTCGCCGTGTTGAAGATCTTCATGAACGAGATCGGGCCCGAGGCCACGCCGGCCGTCGTGCGCACGATGTCGTTCTTGGGGCGCAGGCGCGAGAAGGAGAAGCCCGTGCCGCCGCCCGTCTTGTGGATCATGGCCTGCTGCTTCACGGCTTCGAAGATGCCGTCGATCGAGTCCGGCACCGGCAGCACGAAGCACGCGCTGAGCTGCTGGAGCTCACGGCCCGCGTTCATGATCGTGGGGCTGTTCGGCAGGAAGTCCGGCTGGCCCGTGCGCGGGTTGACCATGAGGCGGTAGAACGCCTTCGCCGTCGCCGTGACGCGCGCCTCGTCCGCGCCGTAGCGCCGCTCGGCCTGCGCGATGTTCTCGGCGATGCGCCAGAACATCTCCTGCGGGTTCTCGACGACCTTCGCCGACTCGTCCTTCGCAAGATACCGGCGCTCGAGGACCTTGATCGCGTTGTCCGTCAAGCGCGGGGGCGCTTCTCCGCTCAGCGCCTCCCGGCGCCGTTCCGTCATGAATTTCGTTTCGGGTGCCACCCTTCTCTCCCTCCTAGAGTTTCTCCTGGCGAAGCGTTTTCAGCTCCTTCTCGAAGTGCGAGCCGTCGCGGAAGGCCTTGTAGACGGAGGCGAACCGAAGGTACGCCACCTCGTCCAGGCGTTGCAGCTTCCGGAGGACCAGCTCGCCGATCCGCACGCTCTCGATCTCCGCCTCGTCGGTCGCCCGCAGCTCCTCCTCGACCTCGTCGAGGAGGCGGG from Candidatus Thermoplasmatota archaeon includes the following:
- a CDS encoding vitamin B12-dependent ribonucleotide reductase — its product is MTDNAIKVLERRYLAKDESAKVVENPQEMFWRIAENIAQAERRYGADEARVTATAKAFYRLMVNPRTGQPDFLPNSPTIMNAGRELQQLSACFVLPVPDSIDGIFEAVKQQAMIHKTGGGTGFSFSRLRPKNDIVRTTAGVASGPISFMKIFNTATEQIKQGGTRRGANMAILRVDHPDILEFIDMKMDLKEMTNFNVSVAVTDKFMQAWERGEKYDLVHPKTRVPTGQKLDAREVMDKIAHNAWISGEPGLFYIDRANAVNPVPHVAEIEATNPCGEQDLMPYDSCNLGSIVLDNHLVEVRPGKYEIDWSKLRESVHTSIRFLDNVIDMNNYPLKEIEEMSKGTRRVGLGIMGFARLLFKLEVPYDSEQGLDVARQLMKFIQDESVKASEHLAKERGPYGFWEGSRHQQAGVTPRRNAYLTTIAPTGTISMIADTSGGCEPEFSLIWYKNVMDGTHLPYVLSYFEDVARREGFWYAGLMDDVLKNKGSARGLAKVPQKWQQIFATAMDITPEWHVKMQAAFQQNIDAQVSKTINLPREATEDDVKKAYLMSFKLGCRGITVYRDGSRQDQVMNLGVSDKGKATATAERTSAGKETVGATPAGLAVLKPRARPDVVVGTTQKIETGYGSLYVTINEDEHGIFEVFATLGKSGGYTSSFTEGLARLASLALRSGIAADDVAKQLEGIRSPKIGFD